A genomic stretch from Primulina huaijiensis isolate GDHJ02 chromosome 14, ASM1229523v2, whole genome shotgun sequence includes:
- the LOC140957827 gene encoding uncharacterized protein — translation MSSSDSESGSSSDSERSSGSSESSQSRTSLADPEFTLDSHEEEVTTHNRPGKEVRHVNQQMNMSEADNLWYGHLSSHIPPTSESKLRTLWHIPSSHQIIIPSPEDRPYLAPKGYYTFFQHHFDAGLRFPLCDFLQELSKYYQVHLGLLTPNALRLINCFVVLFRALNLPLNCTTFSYFLVLSRSKEGPFYVTSRSSHKLFDGAPSHVKDWKKYFFFVQPPKELTCFTDWYPSFTKPKFSKGYKKDEEYLQIMSVLGDRCFSIPQLLSEDLMCHAGLSPAKIKLKESAGVRVMNAALLREVAKKKAGSSSSVPQKSVVPAATMATKGDCHVAEKKKTSSCSTTVKRPAGSPTAVKKKACTSSSAPKRASSPPPRAKSPPPSGKKKAPTDPSPSVSQHGKRKISDISVVSVSSPEGSESDEGPPPESAVHPLYTPDTAIVGRGPTHLAHKIMYQLPSDADSAFMSSLGWSELTRRTCSSITEGMMYAGELVERANDIRSIACQDLREGKALREQLQATIDEMKVTHAKELSESQARGDELLKEKQEFLKEKQEFQRLTDDHVKENQRLKEELKNALAEASQIRRDLKDAKAQHASEASSFKEEFLKSEEFNEICAPKAFHYLEVGFEGAVDLFKSQGYPPPGAPTDFIDIEGFIASLPPDS, via the exons ATGTCTTCTTCCGATTCCGAGTCTGGTTCCTCGAGTGATTCCGAGAGGTCTAGCGGGTCTAGCGAGTCTAGCCAGAGTAGGACTTCCCTAGCTGATCCTGAATTTACCCTTGACTCTCATGAGGAGGAAGTCACCACTCATAATCGTCCTGGTAAGGAAGTCCGTCACGTGAACCAACAAATGAACATGTCTGAAGCAGATAACTTATGGTACGGTCATTTGTCATCCCATATTCCTCCCACTAGCGAGTCGAAACTTAGGACTTTGTGGCACATTCCATCCTCTCACCAAATCATCATACCTAGCCCAGAGGACCGACCCTATCTAGCCCCTAAGGGCTATTATACCTTTTTTCAGCATCACTTTGATGCCGGTCTTCGCTTTCCCTTGTGCGATTTCCTTCAAGAATTGAGCAAGTACTATCAGGTGCATTTAGGTTTACTCACTCCCAACGCTCTCCGCTTGATAAACTGTTTCGTTGTGTTATTCCGGGCCCTAAACCTCCCTTTGAATTGCACCACCTTCTCCTACTTCTTAGTTCTGTCTCGATCAAAAGAAGGACCTTTCTATGTGACCTCCCGGTCTAGTCACAAACTCTTCGATGGGGCCCCCAGTCACGTGAAGGactggaaaaaatatttcttttttgttcAGCCCCCTAAGGAATTGACCTGCTTCACGGATTGGTATCCTTCTTTCACCAAACCCAAATTTTCCAAGGGTTATAAAAAAGATGAGGAGTATCTGCAGATAATGAGTGTATTAGGAGATCGATGCTTTAGTATTCCCCAACTCTTGTCTGAAGATCTCATGTGTCACGCCGGGTTGAGTCCCGCGAAAATTAAGCTGAAGGAGAGTGCCG GTGTTAGAGTCATGAATGCTGCATTGCTTCGCGAGGTTGCGAAAAAGAAGGCTGGGAGTTCATCATCCGTTCCCCAGAAGTCAGTCGTTCCAGCAGCCACGATGGCCACGAAAGGAGACTGTCATGTTGCTGAGAAGAAGAAAACAAGCTCTTGCTCTACTACTGTGAAGAGGCCTGCTGGCTCCCCTACAGCCGTGAAGAAGAAGGCATGCACGTCCTCCTCCGCTCCGAAGCGAGCATCCTCTCCGCCTCCTCGAGCCAAGTCGCCACCTCCGTCTGGTAAGAAGAAGGCACCCACTGATCCTAGCCCGTCGGTCTCACAGCATGGTAAACGTAAGATTTCTGATATCTCAGTTGTATCAGTCTCTTCTCCAGAAGGGTCCGAGTCAGACGAGGGGCCTCCCCCTGAATCGGCGGTGCATCCTCTATACACCCCGGACACGGCCATCGTGGGGCGGGGTCCTACTCATCTGGCTCATAAGATAATGTATCAGCTTCCTTCCGACGCAGACTCAGCGTTCATGAGTTCACTGGGGTGGTCTGAACTCACTCGCCGGACATGTAGCAGTATCACTGAG GGCATGATGTACGCCGGGGAGCTGGTGGAGCGCGCCAATGATATCAGGTCCATCGCCTGCCAAGACTTACGCGAGGGTAAGGCTCTCCGCGAACAGCTCCAGGCTACTATTGACGAGATGAAAGTGACACACGCTAAGGAGCTTTCGGAGTCCCAAGCTCGAGGCGACGAGCTTCTGAAGGAGAAACAGGAATTTCTGAAAGAGAAACAGGAGTTTCAGCGACTGACAGATGATCACGTAAAGGAGAACCAGAGGCTGAAGGAAGAGTTAAAGAATGCTCTAGCTGAAGCATCACAGATCCGTAGGGACCTCAAGGATGCCAAGGCGCAACACGCTTCCGAAGCCTCTTCATTCAAGGAAGAATTCCTCAAGTCAGAGGAGTTCAATGAGATTTGCGCCCCTAAAGCTTTTCACTACTTGGAGGTAGGTTTCGAGGGTGCAGTCGACCTCTTCAAGTCCCAGGGATATCCTCCGCCAGGCGCACCTACTGACTTCATCGACATTGAGGGTTTCATAGCGAGTCTCCCCCCCGATTCTTAG
- the LOC140957344 gene encoding cysteine-rich repeat secretory protein 55-like — MNQMHSFLLTILFLYISTAESADPLSYFCNDDTKTDNSTQLSRNIDSLLPRLVQGVIKNGFLATSYGHGANQIYGLAQCRSDVSGSDCSACIQDAGKQSRKLCPNQADVRIWYDYCFLKYNTVEFFGQVDTSYGVFFWNVANVTDPDVFNKKLGALVDKIESKAVKLPGSKGLGKAETTISNFETLYALVQCTRDLSPINCAQCLAIAIGNGLTTYCKDKKGCRVLYGSCYVRYELYPFFFPLDSQGSLVGNAAKYESFKVYKP, encoded by the coding sequence ATGAATCAAATGCACAGTTTTCTTCTTACAATACTCTTCCTCTACATCTCCACTGCTGAATCTGCAGACCCTTTATCTTATTTCTGTAATGATGATACCAAAACAGATAACAGCACCCAATTGTCAAGAAACATCGACTCCTTGCTACCTAGATTAGTACAAGGCGTGATAAAAAACGGATTCTTGGCGACTTCTTATGGTCACGGGGCAAATCAAATCTACGGCCTGGCGCAATGCAGAAGCGACGTGAGCGGCTCCGATTGCTCGGCTTGCATCCAAGACGCCGGGAAACAAAGCCGGAAACTGTGTCCGAACCAGGCGGACGTGAGGATTTGGTATGACTATTGTTTCTTGAAGTACAACACGGTCGAATTCTTCGGACAAGTCGACACTTCCTACGGCGTCTTCTTTTGGAACGTGGCAAATGTGACGGATCCCGATGTTTTCAACAAGAAACTCGGAGCTTTGGTGGATAAGATCGAGTCAAAAGCAGTGAAGCTGCCTGGAAGCAAAGGACTCGGGAAAGCGGAGACGACAATCTCTAATTTCGAGACGCTTTATGCCTTGGTTCAATGCACAAGAGATCTGTCGCCCATAAACTGTGCTCAGTGCCTTGCTATCGCGATCGGGAACGGCCTCACCACTTACTGCAAGGACAAGAAAGGATGCCGAGTTTTGTATGGGAGCTGCTACGTCCGATACGAGCTCTACCCGTTCTTCTTTCCACTCGATTCACAGGGATCTTTGGTCGGTAACGCTGCCAAGTATGAATCTTTCAAGGTTTATAAGCCTTGA